The Streptococcus viridans genome includes a window with the following:
- the groES gene encoding co-chaperone GroES translates to MLKPLGDRVVLKVEEKEQTVGGFVIAKASQAETKTAEVIAVGEGVRTLSGELVAPSVKVGDTVLVENHAGVEVKDGDEKYTIVGTASILAIVEA, encoded by the coding sequence ATGTTAAAACCATTAGGAGACCGCGTGGTCTTGAAAGTAGAAGAAAAAGAACAAACAGTCGGCGGCTTTGTTATCGCAAAAGCAAGTCAAGCTGAAACCAAAACTGCAGAAGTCATCGCTGTAGGTGAGGGGGTTCGGACCCTCAGTGGTGAGTTGGTAGCACCAAGCGTCAAAGTCGGTGATACTGTCTTGGTGGAAAATCATGCAGGCGTTGAAGTGAAAGACGGCGATGAGAAGTACACGATTGTTGGGACTGCAAGTATTCTCGCCATTGTTGAAGCCTAA
- a CDS encoding DUF202 domain-containing protein, whose protein sequence is MHTRQELIKGYETEIRYQRYMLENLGRWFSVLFLMASIGGLLIYFFHKTSLLFLILGSLIALFGLVGMLLVGYGMYRGRANLQKVIQAYQQKLNLVG, encoded by the coding sequence ATGCACACCAGACAAGAATTAATAAAGGGGTATGAGACGGAAATTCGCTACCAACGCTATATGTTGGAAAACTTGGGTCGCTGGTTTAGTGTGCTCTTTCTCATGGCCAGTATTGGTGGACTGCTGATTTATTTCTTTCACAAAACTTCTCTACTATTTTTGATCTTAGGTAGCTTGATAGCCCTATTTGGGCTAGTAGGGATGTTGCTAGTGGGCTATGGGATGTATCGTGGTCGAGCCAACTTGCAAAAAGTCATCCAAGCTTACCAACAAAAGTTGAATTTGGTTGGCTAA
- the groL gene encoding chaperonin GroEL (60 kDa chaperone family; promotes refolding of misfolded polypeptides especially under stressful conditions; forms two stacked rings of heptamers to form a barrel-shaped 14mer; ends can be capped by GroES; misfolded proteins enter the barrel where they are refolded when GroES binds), whose product MSKEIKFSSDARAAMVRGVDILADTVKVTLGPKGRNVVLEKSFGSPLITNDGVTIAKEIELEDHFENMGAKLVSEVASKTNDIAGDGTTTATVLTQAIVREGIKNVTAGANPIGIRRGIEAAVATAVEALKNNAIPVANKEAIAQVAAVSSRSEKVGEYISEAMEKVGNDGVITIEESRGMETELEVVEGMQFDRGYLSQYMVTDNEKMVADLENPYILITDKKVSNIQEILPLLENILQSNRPLLIIADDVDGEALPTLVLNKIRGTFNVVAVKAPGFGDRRKAMLEDIAILTGGTVITEDLGLELKDATIEALGQASKVTVDKDSTVIVEGAGNPEAIANRVAVIKSQIETTTSEFDREKLQERLAKLSGGVAVIKVGAATETELKEMKLRIEDALNATRAAVEEGIVAGGGTALANVISAVASLELEGDEATGRNIVLRALEEPVRQIAHNAGYEGSIVIDRLKNAELGTGFNAATGEWVNMIEAGIIDPVKVSRSALQNAASVASLILTTEAVVANKPEPAPAAPAMDPSMMGGMM is encoded by the coding sequence ATGTCAAAAGAAATTAAATTTTCATCAGATGCTCGTGCAGCCATGGTCCGTGGGGTGGATATCCTAGCAGATACCGTTAAGGTGACCTTGGGACCTAAAGGCCGCAATGTGGTGCTTGAAAAATCATTTGGGTCACCATTGATCACCAATGATGGGGTGACCATCGCAAAAGAAATCGAATTGGAAGACCATTTCGAAAATATGGGTGCCAAATTGGTATCAGAAGTGGCGTCTAAAACTAATGATATCGCTGGTGATGGGACAACGACTGCGACTGTCTTGACCCAAGCTATCGTCCGTGAGGGGATCAAGAACGTTACAGCAGGAGCGAATCCAATCGGTATCCGTCGTGGGATTGAAGCAGCGGTTGCGACTGCTGTTGAAGCCTTGAAAAATAACGCCATTCCAGTTGCCAATAAAGAAGCCATCGCCCAGGTTGCGGCTGTTTCTTCTCGCTCTGAAAAAGTCGGTGAGTACATCTCAGAAGCCATGGAAAAAGTGGGCAATGACGGGGTGATCACGATTGAAGAGTCTCGTGGAATGGAAACAGAGTTGGAAGTCGTGGAAGGAATGCAGTTTGACCGTGGTTACCTCTCTCAATACATGGTCACTGATAATGAAAAAATGGTGGCAGACCTTGAAAATCCTTATATCTTGATCACCGATAAGAAGGTGTCAAATATCCAGGAAATCCTTCCATTGCTTGAAAATATCCTGCAAAGCAATCGTCCGCTCTTGATTATTGCGGATGATGTGGATGGAGAAGCCCTCCCAACTCTTGTCTTGAACAAGATTCGTGGAACTTTCAATGTCGTAGCTGTTAAGGCTCCAGGATTTGGGGATCGCCGTAAAGCCATGTTAGAAGACATCGCTATCTTGACAGGTGGAACTGTTATTACAGAAGATCTCGGTCTTGAGTTGAAAGATGCGACCATCGAGGCGCTCGGTCAAGCAAGTAAAGTGACAGTGGACAAAGATAGCACAGTCATCGTAGAAGGTGCGGGTAATCCTGAAGCTATTGCCAACCGTGTAGCGGTGATTAAATCACAAATTGAAACCACCACTTCAGAATTTGACCGTGAAAAATTGCAAGAACGCTTGGCTAAATTGTCTGGTGGTGTAGCGGTCATCAAGGTCGGAGCTGCAACCGAAACAGAATTGAAAGAAATGAAACTCCGTATTGAGGACGCCCTCAATGCGACACGCGCAGCGGTTGAAGAAGGAATTGTTGCAGGTGGTGGTACGGCCCTTGCTAACGTTATTTCTGCAGTTGCATCCCTTGAATTGGAAGGGGATGAAGCAACAGGACGCAATATCGTGCTTCGTGCCTTGGAAGAACCTGTACGCCAAATCGCTCACAATGCGGGTTACGAAGGTTCGATTGTTATTGATCGCCTAAAAAATGCTGAGCTTGGAACAGGATTTAATGCTGCAACAGGTGAATGGGTCAACATGATTGAAGCAGGAATTATCGACCCAGTGAAGGTGAGCCGTTCAGCCCTTCAAAATGCAGCGTCCGTAGCGAGCCTTATCTTGACGACCGAAGCAGTGGTAGCCAACAAACCAGAACCAGCTCCAGCAGCACCAGCTATGGATCCAAGCATGATGGGTGGGATGATGTAA
- a CDS encoding PTS system mannose/fructose/sorbose family transporter subunit IID, whose protein sequence is MRRISKMADKKKISKKTLTKAFHHWYYGHLTCFSQEHMQTFGYLTSMLPIVEEMYDSKEEQKEAMQTYTAFFNTEPQLGSLVVGITAGLEEARANGDAVDGETINGMRAGLMGPIAGIGDSLVVGTLIPVLLGIALGLSKDGNITGALFYIVVWNLLVYLGMRFAFFKGYHLGDKAVEFLVGPKGQALRKAISVVGGMVIGAVAATWVSVTTALEFKNADGEAFLKIQEKIDGVYPGLLTAAFITLCWWLMAKKKVSPNKVMLLLVIIALAGVALGIFDPGLKY, encoded by the coding sequence ATGAGGAGGATATCTAAGATGGCTGATAAAAAGAAAATTTCAAAGAAAACGCTAACCAAAGCATTCCATCATTGGTATTATGGTCACTTGACCTGTTTCTCTCAAGAACACATGCAAACCTTTGGGTATTTGACTTCTATGCTTCCAATCGTAGAAGAAATGTATGATTCCAAAGAAGAACAAAAAGAAGCTATGCAAACCTATACTGCCTTCTTTAATACCGAACCACAACTGGGATCACTGGTTGTAGGGATTACAGCTGGTTTGGAAGAAGCGCGTGCCAATGGAGATGCAGTAGATGGCGAAACCATCAACGGGATGCGTGCTGGTCTGATGGGACCAATCGCCGGGATTGGTGACTCCTTGGTTGTTGGGACCTTAATCCCTGTACTTCTCGGGATAGCCCTTGGTCTTTCTAAAGACGGAAACATTACAGGAGCTCTCTTCTACATCGTCGTTTGGAACCTCTTGGTATACTTGGGAATGCGTTTCGCCTTCTTCAAAGGTTATCACTTAGGGGACAAGGCTGTAGAATTCCTTGTAGGACCAAAAGGACAAGCCCTTCGCAAAGCGATTAGTGTAGTCGGTGGTATGGTCATCGGTGCTGTAGCAGCGACTTGGGTCTCTGTTACAACAGCCCTCGAATTCAAAAATGCTGACGGAGAAGCCTTCCTTAAAATCCAAGAAAAGATTGATGGTGTTTATCCAGGTCTCTTAACTGCTGCCTTTATCACTCTTTGCTGGTGGTTAATGGCGAAGAAGAAAGTTTCACCAAACAAGGTCATGCTTCTTTTGGTCATCATCGCCTTGGCTGGGGTAGCTCTTGGAATCTTTGATCCAGGTCTCAAATACTAA
- a CDS encoding ABC transporter ATP-binding protein, which yields MLELKNVAYSYQSYSEDILSNVNYQFENGTFYSIIGQSGTGKSTLLSLLAGLDNPKKGQVLFDGEDIQTKGSSYHRKHHVSLVFQNYNLIDYLTPLENVRLVNKQAGKEILLELGLDETQIKRNVLQLSGGQQQRVAIARALVSEAPVILADEPTGNLDEQTAGDIIAILKKLAKERQKCVIVVTHSKEVAEASDVVLELSRRSLIEKSK from the coding sequence ATGTTAGAACTCAAGAATGTAGCCTATAGTTACCAAAGCTATAGTGAAGATATCCTCTCAAATGTGAACTATCAGTTCGAAAATGGGACATTTTACAGTATTATCGGTCAGTCAGGAACTGGGAAATCTACCCTCCTCTCTCTCTTGGCTGGTCTAGACAATCCCAAGAAGGGGCAGGTTCTCTTTGATGGGGAGGACATTCAGACCAAAGGGTCTAGCTACCACCGCAAGCACCATGTCTCCCTAGTCTTTCAGAATTACAATTTGATTGATTATTTGACACCACTTGAAAATGTCCGCCTGGTCAACAAACAAGCTGGGAAAGAGATTCTCTTGGAATTGGGATTGGATGAAACGCAAATCAAACGCAATGTCCTCCAACTATCCGGAGGGCAGCAGCAACGGGTGGCCATTGCGCGTGCGCTCGTTTCAGAAGCACCTGTCATCTTGGCTGATGAGCCGACGGGCAACCTAGACGAGCAGACAGCAGGTGATATCATTGCCATTTTGAAGAAATTGGCCAAGGAGCGCCAAAAATGTGTCATCGTCGTCACCCACAGCAAGGAAGTGGCAGAGGCCTCCGATGTGGTCTTGGAATTGAGTCGCCGTAGCCTCATTGAGAAGAGCAAGTAA
- a CDS encoding ABC transporter permease, which translates to MFLLQQAIAYISRKRTRNLVLFLILLLILSCLYFCFSLMQVGGRLEDHIKQSAGTSFALTSKQGDTPFALKEAKKVQQLAGVGSMVPQYESPVRILDKEAVTGQQSVEREDLGQEAKQALGAVFTQKTDQHLDFRSGSFQLVQGKHLSDKARGQILIHQELAKKNKLKVGDSLTLTSFQMGETPAKEQTFEIVGIFSGKKQEKFTGMTSDLSENQVYLPYEDATKLLGLSQQEVTQVTFGVKDPEKIDALLKQVKSLDLDWQSLRVVEDRKAFDQMKESSQTLEGLVRIMMIVLLVTGAGALSLLLSLWTRERIHEIGVLLSIGKSKGRIFRQFLLEVVLVSLLAVIPAFLIGRMVSHRFLEQFVGETGQQQTLDLLNQIPQGLSLGIAYASLLCLILLSLGVTTSMIWRKTPKEILTKMS; encoded by the coding sequence ATGTTTCTCTTGCAACAGGCAATCGCCTATATTTCTCGAAAAAGAACGAGGAATCTGGTCCTCTTTCTGATTCTCCTCTTGATCCTCTCTTGCTTGTATTTCTGTTTTTCACTGATGCAAGTGGGAGGAAGGCTGGAGGATCATATCAAGCAGTCGGCTGGAACTAGTTTTGCCCTGACCAGTAAACAAGGGGATACTCCCTTTGCTCTGAAGGAGGCTAAAAAAGTGCAGCAATTAGCTGGGGTAGGATCCATGGTCCCACAATATGAAAGCCCCGTTCGTATTCTTGATAAAGAAGCGGTGACGGGACAGCAGTCGGTAGAGCGGGAGGATCTGGGTCAGGAAGCCAAGCAAGCGCTAGGCGCTGTCTTTACCCAGAAGACAGACCAGCACCTGGATTTCCGCAGTGGTAGTTTCCAACTGGTGCAAGGCAAGCACTTATCCGACAAGGCTCGCGGCCAGATCTTGATCCACCAAGAGTTGGCTAAGAAGAACAAGCTAAAGGTCGGAGATTCCTTGACCTTAACCAGCTTTCAGATGGGAGAGACTCCTGCCAAAGAGCAAACCTTTGAAATCGTAGGGATTTTTTCAGGTAAGAAACAGGAAAAATTTACAGGAATGACCTCTGATCTGAGTGAAAACCAAGTCTACCTCCCTTATGAGGATGCGACTAAGCTTCTAGGTCTCAGTCAGCAAGAAGTGACCCAGGTCACCTTTGGAGTCAAAGATCCTGAGAAAATCGATGCCCTCTTGAAGCAAGTCAAAAGCTTGGATCTGGATTGGCAATCTCTGCGCGTGGTCGAAGATCGCAAGGCCTTTGACCAGATGAAGGAATCCTCTCAGACCTTAGAAGGCCTGGTACGGATCATGATGATCGTCCTCCTAGTGACAGGAGCCGGTGCCCTATCGCTCTTACTCAGTCTCTGGACACGGGAGCGGATCCATGAAATCGGGGTGCTCTTATCCATTGGGAAGAGCAAGGGCCGGATCTTTAGACAGTTCCTCTTGGAGGTGGTGCTGGTATCCTTACTAGCGGTGATCCCAGCCTTTCTCATCGGACGGATGGTCAGCCATCGTTTCTTAGAGCAGTTTGTCGGAGAGACTGGTCAACAGCAGACCCTAGACTTGCTCAACCAAATCCCTCAAGGCCTTTCCTTAGGAATCGCCTATGCTAGCCTCTTGTGCTTGATCCTTCTGTCGCTCGGTGTAACTACCAGCATGATCTGGCGCAAGACCCCAAAAGAAATATTAACAAAAATGAGTTAA
- a CDS encoding response regulator transcription factor, translating into MKILIVEDEVLIREGMSDYLMECGYEVFEAGDGQEALDLFHRETPDLVLLDIQLPILNGLEVLKTIRKTSSVPVLMLTAFHDEDYKLTAFGELADGYLEKPFSLSLLKVRIEAIFKKLQPSRVFTYGEARVDFESYTASLAGQAISMNAKELEILEYLLQHEGKARTRSQILDAVWKETEEIPFDRVIDVYIKELRKKLELDCIVTVRNVGYKLERP; encoded by the coding sequence ATGAAGATACTAATCGTAGAAGATGAAGTCCTGATTCGAGAAGGGATGAGCGACTATCTCATGGAATGTGGCTATGAGGTCTTTGAAGCAGGCGATGGGCAGGAGGCCCTGGACCTCTTTCACAGAGAGACGCCGGATCTAGTCTTGCTGGACATCCAGCTTCCTATCCTCAATGGCTTGGAAGTCCTCAAGACCATTCGCAAGACCAGCTCAGTCCCTGTCCTCATGCTGACGGCCTTCCATGACGAGGACTATAAGTTGACAGCCTTTGGAGAGTTGGCAGATGGCTATCTGGAAAAACCCTTCTCCTTGTCCCTCTTGAAGGTCCGTATCGAAGCTATTTTTAAAAAGCTTCAACCTTCCCGGGTCTTCACCTATGGAGAGGCACGGGTGGATTTTGAGAGCTACACAGCCAGCCTAGCAGGCCAAGCCATTTCCATGAATGCCAAGGAGTTGGAAATCTTGGAATACTTGCTCCAGCATGAGGGCAAGGCCCGGACCCGCTCTCAAATCCTCGATGCCGTTTGGAAGGAGACAGAGGAGATTCCTTTTGACCGGGTGATCGATGTCTATATCAAGGAACTACGAAAAAAACTAGAGCTGGACTGTATCGTAACGGTACGTAATGTCGGCTATAAATTGGAGAGACCATGA